The sequence TAGCGATTTGGCTGGCTCTTCAATTTCCAGAAAACATCCATATTGTTGCGGTTGTGGTTGGGCTAGGGCTGCTATACGGTGTGATGATGGTCGACATGTTCATAAAAGCTCTCATACGAAAGAGGTGAAATAGTTTGCCGGAACATCATCAATATCAATTTGAATTCATGGGTTTGCTCTTTAATGGGACAACCATGATAACGACGACGATTGCAATGGCCATCGTGGTGATTATTACAGTCATTGGCTGCCGCAAATTGGCTATGCGTCCGACTGGGCTTCAAAATTTTATCGAGTGGGTAGTGGACTTTTGTCGTGGAATCATTAAGGCGAACATGGATTGGAAAGTGGGCGGCCGTTTTATTGTCCTCGCGTATGCGCTGCTTTTCTATGTGTTTGTTGCTAATATGATGGGGATTCCATTTGAATTAGTAACAAAAGAAGGCCATAACGTTTTTTGGAAATCGCCGACGTCTGATCCGGTTCTAACACTGACAATGGCTGTATTTATTGTCGTTTTGACCCATATTTATGGAATCATGGTGACAGGCCCATCTACTTATGGGAAAAGTTGGTTTACACCAAAATGGTTTTTGTTTCCATTTAAAGTGATTGAGGAAGGGTCAAATGCGTTAACTCTTGGTATGCGGCTTTTTGGGAATATTTATGCGAAAGAAATTCTTATGCTTCTTCTCGTTTCGTTAGGAACGACAGCGGTTTATTGGGGCATCTTCGCTTTTGTGCCGCTCATTGTGTGGCAAGCATTTAGTATTTTTATTGGTTCATTGCAAGCGTACATTTTTGCGATGTTGGCAATGGTGTACATGTCCCACAAAGTGGAACAACATTAATTTCGTGATTCTCGCTCAATTTCAGAGCATTAGTTACTATAAAAATTTAAACCTTAAGGGAGGATTTATCTAATGACAGAATTAGCGATTGGGATTGCAGCAGGTCTTGCAGCAATCGGGGGAGCAATTGGCGTAGCCATTATCGTTAAGGCAGTAATTGAAGGAACTGCACGTCAACCAGAACAACGCGGTACGCTACAAACGCTCATGTTTATTGGCGCGCCACTTGCAGAGGCCGTTCCGATTATTGCGATCGTTATTGCGTTCTTACTCTTCTTTATGGGATAACGCAAACATTTTATAGTTTGACTAGAGGGGCGACAGTGTTCTACAAAACAGAACCTCTCGCCTTTATTTATGCAAGGACGATTACTTCTGCAAAAGGGGTGTAAACATGGTCATCGAATGGGGCACAGCCCTCTACCAACTATTGGCATTCGCTGTGTTGCTTTTAATTCTTTCTAAATTTGCCCTCAAGCCGCTTCTTGGCGTCATGCAAAAACGGCAAGATATGATTAATGAGCAAATTGATTCAGCGGAACAAAACCGCAAGGAAGCTGAAAAACTGCTTGCAGAACAGCGGGAAGAAATGCAAAAGGCGCGAGTCGAAGCGCGTGAACTGATTGAAAATGCAAAAAAAGCAGGCGAACAGCAAGGGCAGGAAATGGTCCGCGCCGCCAAAGAAGAAGCACAGCGCATTCACCAGCAAGCGTTGGCGGAAATCCAAAACGAAAAAGACCAGGCTGTAGCCGCTCTTCGCGAACAGGTTGCGTCTCTCTCTGTCTTAATTGCACAGAAAGTTATTGAAAAAGAACTTGACGCAAGCGAGCAAGACCAGCTTGTCCAAGAGTATCTTAAACAAGCGAGCGAAGAGCTATGAGCAACAAGGCAGTAGCAAATCGTTACGCTGTTGCTCTTTTTGAGTTAGCGGAAGAAAAAGGGCAAACGGATGTGTTTGAACGGGAGCTTGAACTGGTACAGGAAGTGTTTGAAACGACGCCTCAATTAGAAACGGTGTTAGCCCAACCTGGGCTTTCTGCTGATAAAAAGCAAGCGCTCCTTCGGGATGCGTTTCAGGCTCATCTAAGTCCAGCAGTGATGAATACGATCAATTTGCTAATGGAACGGGGCCGTTATTCAGAAATCGTGGGCCTCGCTGGTGAATACAAACAATTAAACGATGACAAAAAAGGAATTGCTGAAGCAACTGTTTTTTCGGTTAAGGCGCTTTCGGACAGTGAAAAGAATCAAATTGCTGCCGTGTTTGCCCCAAAAGCTGGAAAACGGGAACTGCGAGTTGTGAATGTCGTCGATTCTGCTTTAATAGGCGGATTAAAAGTTCGTGTAGGCGACCGTGTCTTTGACGGTAGCATCCAAGGGCAGCTGAAACGCCTCGAAAAGCAATTGGTAGCAGGACAATAAGAACGTTAGAAACTGTCAGTTAGGGGTGAAACGAATGGCAAGCATTAAAGCGACAGAAATTAGCTCGCTCATTAAGCAACAGATCGACCAATTTGAAACAACGGTCAATGTGCAAGACGTAGGGACTGTTATTCGCGTCGGGGACGGTATTGCCTTCGCTCACGGGCTCGACAATGTCATGGCCGGCGAGCTACTTGAGTTCTCGACTGGGGTAATGGGAATGGCCCAAAACCTGGAAGAAGACAGTGTTGGGATTATTATTTTAGGTCCGTATACAGACATTCGTGAAGGGGACGAAGTCAAACGGACTGGCCGGATTATGGAAGTACCAGTAGGAAGCGAGCTTCTTGGCCGCGTCGTCAACCCGCTTGGCCAGCCTTTAGACGGCCTAGGACCAGTGCATACAAGCAAAACGCGTCCAATTGAAAGCCCAGCTCCAGGGGTAATGGCACGGAAATCGGTCCATGAACCATTGCAAACAGGGATTAAGTCGATTGACTCCATGATTCCAATTGGCCGTGGACAGCGGGAATTGATTATCGGCGACCGCCAAACAGGTAAAACGGCAATTGCTATTGATACGATCATCAACCAAAAAGACCAAGACATGATTTGTGTGTATGTAGCGATTGGCCAAAAAGAATCAACCGTTTCAGGTGTAGTTGAAACGCTTCGTCAACGGGGCGCCCTTGAGTATACAATTGTCGTCTCTGCAAGTGCGTCTGACCCTGCGCCATTGCTTTTCTTGGCTCCGTATACAGGCGTATCCATGGCAGAAGAATTTATGTATAACGGCAAGCATGTCCTTGTCATTTATGATGACTTGTCAAAACAAGCAGCTGCTTACCGGGAAATGTCATTGCTCCTTCGCCGCCCTCCAGGTCGCGAAGCTTTCCCAGGGGATGTTTTCTACTTGCACTCCCGCTTGTTAGAACGTGCTGCGAAATTGAATGATGACTTAGGAGGCGGCTCCATTACCGCGCTTCCATTCATTGAAACACAAGCCGGTGATGTTTCTGCTTATATTCCAACAAACGTTATTTCGATTACAGATGGACAAGTGTTCTTACAGTCCGACTTGTTCCACTCAGGCGTTCGCCCAGCAGTAAACCCAGGGATTTCTGTATCCCGTGTTGGTAATTCAGCACAAATTAAAGCGATGAAAAAAGTAGTGGGAACGCTGCGTCTTGACTTGGCTGCATACCGGGAACTTGAGGCGTTTGCCCAATTCGGTTCCGACTTGGATGCGGCAACGCAAGCGCGCTTGAACCGTGGTGAGCGCACAGTTGAATTGCTGAAGCAAGATTTGCACCAGCCGCTTCCGGTTGAAAAGCAAGTAGCAATTATTTACGCGCTGACGAAGGGCTATTTGGATGATGTACCTGTGGCTGATTGCCGCCGGTTTGAGTCTGAACTATTCACATATCTTGAAAGCAACAACAATGAATTGCTTGAGCATATTCGCACAACGGGCAATTTGCCTGAAGAAAGCGATTTGAAAGCAGCAATTGAAGCGTTTAAAAAAGGTTTTGTCGCTTCTAACGAATAGACGATTAGTTTTGCCCAGAAAGGCGGTGAACAAATGGCTTCTTTGCGCGACATTAAAAACCGGATAAACTCAACAAAAAAAACGAGGCAAATTACAAAGGCGATGCAAATGGTTTCAGCGGCTAAGCTGAACCGCGCCCAAGAAAAAGCGCAATCGTATGAAGTGTATGCCAAAAAAATGCGCGAAGTCGTTGGCAACATCGCTCAGGCAGGCAGTGATACAAGCCATCCGATGCTTGAAGAACGGCCTGTGAAAAAGACAGGTTATATTTTGATGACATCGGATACCGGCCTTGCAGGCGGCTATAATTCCAGCTTGCTGCGCGATATGATGAAAACTATCAATGAACGCCACGCTTCTGAAGACGAGTATGCGATTATTGTTCTTGGCCGCATCGGCCGCGACTTGCTCCGTACCCGGAAACAGCCGATCATTCAAGAAATGATTGAGGTCCCTGACCAACCTACTTTTAATGACGTAAGCGGGTTGGCCAAGTCTTCGGTTGAAATGTTTGCCGACGGTGTATTTGATGAATTGTATATTTGGTATAACCACTTTGTGTCACCGATGACGCAACGGGTTACTGAACAAAAACTGTTGCCTCTTGCTTCTGTAAATGAAGGCGACGAGAAAAGCAGCTCCAGTTTATACGAATTTGAGCCGTCGGAACAACAAATTTTGGAGGCCGTTCTTCCACGTTATGCAGAAAGCTTAATTTATGGCGCTCTTCTTGACGCAAAAGCAAGTGAATTCGGCGCGAGAATGACAGCTATGAGCGCAGCTACTGATAATGCTTCTGCATTAATTGATGAATTGACGCTTTCCTACAACCGAGCGCGTCAAGCAGCAATCACACAAGAAATTACCGAAATCGTTGGCGGTGCAGCCGCACTCGAATAAAACAAATGCTTATTAGTAGGAGGGAAAACGAATGTCAACAGGCCGTATCATTCAAATTACAGGGCCCGTCGTAGACGTGAAATTCCCAAGTGGACAGCTACCGGAAATCAATAACGCATTGACAGTCAACCAGCAAGGCGCAGCCGATGGCGCCGTTGATGTGAAAGTGACGTTAGAAGTAGCGCTTCACCTTGGAAACGATACAGTCCGCACGGTAGCAATGGGTTCAACTGACGGGCTTATGCGCGGAACAGAAGTCCTAGATACAGGCGGTCCTATCTCCGTCCCCGTTGGAGAAGAAACGCTCGGCCGCGTTTTTAATGTATTAGGTGAAGAGATTGACTTACAGGAGCCTGTGCCTGAAGGAACGCGCCGCGACCCAATCCACCGCGAGGCGCCAAGCTTCGAAGAACTGACAACGACGACTGAAATCCTTGAAACAGGCATTAAAGTCGTTGACTTGCTTGCTCCCTATACAAAGGGCGGAAAAATCGGCCTTTTTGGCGGTGCAGGTGTAGGGAAAACGGTCTTAATCCAAGAACTAATCAACAACGTTGCCCTTGAGCATGGCGGTATCTCTGTATTTGCTGGTGTCGGGGAACGGACACGTGAAGGAAATGACCTCTATCATGAAATGAAAGACGCCGGCGTTATCACCAAAACAGCGATGGTGTTCGGCCAAATGAACGAGCCACCTGGCGCCCGTATGCGTGTTGCTTTGACTGGCTTGACAATGGCCGAGTATTTCCGCGATGAACAAGGCGCAGATGTATTGTTGTTCATTGACAACATCTTCCGGTTTACGCAAGCTGGTTCAGAAGTGTCGGCTTTGCTTGGGCGTATGCCTTCAGCAGTAGGTTATCAGCCAACGCTTGCTACGGAAATGGGGCAGTTGCAAGAGCGTATTACATCGACGAAGAAAGGTTCGGTCACATCGATTCAGGCGATTTATGTACCTGCCGATGACTATACCGACCCAGCTCCGGCGACGACATTTGCCCACTTGGATGCCACAACAAACCTTGAACGTAAATTGACAGAACAAGGGATCTATCCAGCCGTGGACCCTCTTGCCTCCACATCACGTGCCCTTTCACCTGAGATTGTCGGTGAAGAGCATTACAATGTTGCACGAGGCGTGCAACAAACATTGCAAAAATATCGGGAACTGCAGGATATTATTGCGATCTTAGGGATGGAAGAACTGTCTGAAGAAGATAAATTGATTGTAGCTCGTGCTCGTCGTATCCAGTTCTTCCTGTCGCAGAATTTCCACGTCGCTGAGCAGTTTACAGGACAGCCAGGCTCTTATGTGCCGGTTAAAGAAACAATCCAAGGCTTTAAAGACATTCTTGCAGGCAAGTACGATGACCTCCCGGAAGATGCGTTCCGTCTCGTTGGCCGTATTGAAGAAGTCGTTGAAAAAGCCAAGCAAATGGCGTAAATCAATGCACAAGGAAACAGCTGTATTTGTTTCCTTGTCGCCTGATTGCCGACAGAGGAGGGATACACGTGGCAACGATACAAGTCAGTGTCATCACGCCTGACGGGGCTGTCTATGAAGGAGATGCCGAATTGGTTGTCGTTAAGACAGTGGAAGGCGAACTTGGCATCAAAGCAAAACATATTCCGCTTGTCAGTCCGCTTGCTGTTGGCCCTGCTCGGTTCATCAAAGAAGGGAAAGAAGAACAGGTCGCGGTTTCTAGCGGTTTCGTAGAAGTCAGGCCAGACCATGTCTCTATTTTGGCCGAGGCGGCCGAACGTCCCGAGCAAATTGACACCGAACGTGCCCAAAAGGCAAAAGAACGTGCCGAGCAGCGGTTAGCAAGTGAGCATGTTGACAGAAAGCGGGCGGAAGCAGCCCTTCAACGTGCGATCACAAGAATGGATGTCGCCAAACATAAAGGCGCATAAGCTGGCAACATGCAATCCAACATAAAAATGTCAAAAATCCCGTAAGATCGTTTAAAGATTGGCGGGATTTTTGACATTTTTTTATTGAAAAACCGGTTATAAAACATAGCAGAAGTGGTATGAAAACGTTAATGGGGCCTCTCTCAACAATTGCGTCATTTTGTGACAAAACGTTCAAAAAATAAACTGTGTAAAATCAGTAAATCGGGACGTTAAACGCTGGCTTTTTTGAAACAAATCCGTTATGATGGTTAATGGATTGCAAACGTTTGGCTTGACAAGTGCTTAACTGCAATCAACAGCAAGAAATGGGGTCGTTTTTTTGACGGACGGATTAGGTTTGGGAGCATTCATACATATTGTCGTGAATCTTCTTTGTCTTGTAATCGCTTGGTGGGCTCTTGAGTCGTTTCGCTTCGATCTGTTCGTTAAAAATCCAAAAAGCAAACAAGCTGCGTTGCTTAGAGTCATGTGTGCGATTGCTCTTGGTACTTTAGTCGCTCGCTTTCTCCTTGATTACTTTCAAGCAACACAACTTTTGCCCTATTTATTTTAGTGAAAAGAACCCTCATCTTTTATGTATGCATTTTCTCCAAAAGGTAAAAATGGTACTAATAAGACCATGGCGTTAAAGGGAGAGAACGTACATGCAAAAGATGATAAAAGCGGGTTTTTTGGCGTTTGTGATTGGGATTTGCGGGGCAATGGTTTTTGCACCCACACATGAAAAAAACAAGGATCAATTGCTTTTTGCGAAAGCAGAAGCGATGCTCGAATTAGCGAAACAGGAACAATTGCATGTCATTAGTTGGCAAGTTCGAGCAAAAGGAAATGAAGAAGTCCTTCATTCTAAAGGCGAGTATGAGCAAAAGGTCGATGCCTTTGCAGCCGAGCATCCAACTTTTGAACGGCAACCTTTGGAATCAAATCAGGACAGTTGGAGTGAAGTGTTCATTCAGGATATGGGGAACGGCCTGCAAGAAGTCGTTAAGTGGCTTGCTGTAAAGGACGAAGGCCAAATCATCCTGGTGAAGTCGTACGAGCTTATAGCGAGTACGGAAGAATCCGTTTTCGATCAAGCCCTATTAAAGGAACGCCTGAACCGTTTGGAAATGGAGTCAGCTTTGCTTTTTTACCAATTGACAGCTGAAACAACCACATTAAATGACGATTCGTTGTTCGCAACTGGCAAACGTTACACGGAGCAGCTTGGGGCAACAATCCAAGAAGTGCTGAAAGAAGAAACGTTTGTGTCTTTGTCTGCGTACAATAATGAATGGGACACTGGAATTGCTTTAGTAAACGGAAACAACATGAATGTTCAAGTTGCCTTGAGACAAAACCCAGACTTGGGCCAGCAGACAAGAGTAACTTTAGGAACGCCTATAATTACGACTGAATATTGATAATATAGAAGAGAAAAAATACTGACGCGGAGGGGAATACGTTGGAAAAAATCATTGTCCGTGGCGGCAACAAGCTGCACGGCTCCGTGAAGGTAGAAGGCGCAAAAAATGCCGTTCTGCCTGTCATCGCAGCATCGATATTAGCTGAGCGTGGTGCAAGCATCATTGAAGAAGTGCCATCACTTACAGATGTATATACAATGAAGGAAGTATTAGCGAATTTGAATGTGGGAGTCGAATATGAAAACGGCCGTTTTGCCGTTCGTGCAGACCGCCCACTAAAAACCGAAGCTCCGTTTGAATATGTGCGCAAAATGCGTGCCTCTTTCTTAGTGATGGGCCCGCTTTTGGCACGTGTAGGCCGTGCGAGAATCGCGTTGCCAGGCGGTTGTGCCATCGGTTCACGTCCTATCGAACAGCATCTTAAAGGGTTTGAAGCGATGGGAGCAACGGTTGAAATCGGAAATGGCTTTATTGAAGCACGCATTGATGGAAAACTCCAAGGGACAAAGATTTATTTGGATTTCCCAAGCGTGGGGGCAACAGAGAACATTATGATGGCTGCTGTTTTGGCAGAGGGAACAACCATCATTGAAAATGTCGCAGAAGAGCCGGAAATTGTCGATTTGGCCAATTACCTTAATGCTATGGGTGCAAAGGTTCGTGGTGCAGGGACCGGCGTTATTCGCATTGACGGCGTAGACGCTCTCCAAGGAGCCGTTCACTCCGTTATACCTGATCGGATTGAAGCAGGCACTTTTATGGTGGCAGCGGCTATTACAGGAGGCAATGTGTTTGTCGAGGGAGCGATTGCTGAGCACATGCGTCCCCTAGTTGCCAAAATGCGTGAAAT is a genomic window of Shouchella clausii containing:
- the atpE gene encoding F0F1 ATP synthase subunit C, whose protein sequence is MTELAIGIAAGLAAIGGAIGVAIIVKAVIEGTARQPEQRGTLQTLMFIGAPLAEAVPIIAIVIAFLLFFMG
- the atpG gene encoding ATP synthase F1 subunit gamma, whose product is MASLRDIKNRINSTKKTRQITKAMQMVSAAKLNRAQEKAQSYEVYAKKMREVVGNIAQAGSDTSHPMLEERPVKKTGYILMTSDTGLAGGYNSSLLRDMMKTINERHASEDEYAIIVLGRIGRDLLRTRKQPIIQEMIEVPDQPTFNDVSGLAKSSVEMFADGVFDELYIWYNHFVSPMTQRVTEQKLLPLASVNEGDEKSSSSLYEFEPSEQQILEAVLPRYAESLIYGALLDAKASEFGARMTAMSAATDNASALIDELTLSYNRARQAAITQEITEIVGGAAALE
- the murA gene encoding UDP-N-acetylglucosamine 1-carboxyvinyltransferase — translated: MEKIIVRGGNKLHGSVKVEGAKNAVLPVIAASILAERGASIIEEVPSLTDVYTMKEVLANLNVGVEYENGRFAVRADRPLKTEAPFEYVRKMRASFLVMGPLLARVGRARIALPGGCAIGSRPIEQHLKGFEAMGATVEIGNGFIEARIDGKLQGTKIYLDFPSVGATENIMMAAVLAEGTTIIENVAEEPEIVDLANYLNAMGAKVRGAGTGVIRIDGVDALQGAVHSVIPDRIEAGTFMVAAAITGGNVFVEGAIAEHMRPLVAKMREMGVDIIEEEAGLRVIGPEQLKAVDIKTMPHPGFPTDMQAQMMALLLQAEGTSVVTETVFENRFMHVEEFRRMNGNIKIEGRSAIVSGPTSLQGAEVGATDLRAGAALVLAGLVADGYTRVTELKHLDRGYVNLTEKLKALGADIERVEEHQENESLEAAELI
- the atpF gene encoding F0F1 ATP synthase subunit B, coding for MVIEWGTALYQLLAFAVLLLILSKFALKPLLGVMQKRQDMINEQIDSAEQNRKEAEKLLAEQREEMQKARVEARELIENAKKAGEQQGQEMVRAAKEEAQRIHQQALAEIQNEKDQAVAALREQVASLSVLIAQKVIEKELDASEQDQLVQEYLKQASEEL
- the atpB gene encoding F0F1 ATP synthase subunit A: MPEHHQYQFEFMGLLFNGTTMITTTIAMAIVVIITVIGCRKLAMRPTGLQNFIEWVVDFCRGIIKANMDWKVGGRFIVLAYALLFYVFVANMMGIPFELVTKEGHNVFWKSPTSDPVLTLTMAVFIVVLTHIYGIMVTGPSTYGKSWFTPKWFLFPFKVIEEGSNALTLGMRLFGNIYAKEILMLLLVSLGTTAVYWGIFAFVPLIVWQAFSIFIGSLQAYIFAMLAMVYMSHKVEQH
- the atpD gene encoding F0F1 ATP synthase subunit beta; its protein translation is MSTGRIIQITGPVVDVKFPSGQLPEINNALTVNQQGAADGAVDVKVTLEVALHLGNDTVRTVAMGSTDGLMRGTEVLDTGGPISVPVGEETLGRVFNVLGEEIDLQEPVPEGTRRDPIHREAPSFEELTTTTEILETGIKVVDLLAPYTKGGKIGLFGGAGVGKTVLIQELINNVALEHGGISVFAGVGERTREGNDLYHEMKDAGVITKTAMVFGQMNEPPGARMRVALTGLTMAEYFRDEQGADVLLFIDNIFRFTQAGSEVSALLGRMPSAVGYQPTLATEMGQLQERITSTKKGSVTSIQAIYVPADDYTDPAPATTFAHLDATTNLERKLTEQGIYPAVDPLASTSRALSPEIVGEEHYNVARGVQQTLQKYRELQDIIAILGMEELSEEDKLIVARARRIQFFLSQNFHVAEQFTGQPGSYVPVKETIQGFKDILAGKYDDLPEDAFRLVGRIEEVVEKAKQMA
- a CDS encoding DUF1146 family protein, encoding MTDGLGLGAFIHIVVNLLCLVIAWWALESFRFDLFVKNPKSKQAALLRVMCAIALGTLVARFLLDYFQATQLLPYLF
- a CDS encoding YwmB family TATA-box binding protein encodes the protein MQKMIKAGFLAFVIGICGAMVFAPTHEKNKDQLLFAKAEAMLELAKQEQLHVISWQVRAKGNEEVLHSKGEYEQKVDAFAAEHPTFERQPLESNQDSWSEVFIQDMGNGLQEVVKWLAVKDEGQIILVKSYELIASTEESVFDQALLKERLNRLEMESALLFYQLTAETTTLNDDSLFATGKRYTEQLGATIQEVLKEETFVSLSAYNNEWDTGIALVNGNNMNVQVALRQNPDLGQQTRVTLGTPIITTEY
- a CDS encoding F0F1 ATP synthase subunit delta; the encoded protein is MSNKAVANRYAVALFELAEEKGQTDVFERELELVQEVFETTPQLETVLAQPGLSADKKQALLRDAFQAHLSPAVMNTINLLMERGRYSEIVGLAGEYKQLNDDKKGIAEATVFSVKALSDSEKNQIAAVFAPKAGKRELRVVNVVDSALIGGLKVRVGDRVFDGSIQGQLKRLEKQLVAGQ
- the atpA gene encoding F0F1 ATP synthase subunit alpha, whose protein sequence is MASIKATEISSLIKQQIDQFETTVNVQDVGTVIRVGDGIAFAHGLDNVMAGELLEFSTGVMGMAQNLEEDSVGIIILGPYTDIREGDEVKRTGRIMEVPVGSELLGRVVNPLGQPLDGLGPVHTSKTRPIESPAPGVMARKSVHEPLQTGIKSIDSMIPIGRGQRELIIGDRQTGKTAIAIDTIINQKDQDMICVYVAIGQKESTVSGVVETLRQRGALEYTIVVSASASDPAPLLFLAPYTGVSMAEEFMYNGKHVLVIYDDLSKQAAAYREMSLLLRRPPGREAFPGDVFYLHSRLLERAAKLNDDLGGGSITALPFIETQAGDVSAYIPTNVISITDGQVFLQSDLFHSGVRPAVNPGISVSRVGNSAQIKAMKKVVGTLRLDLAAYRELEAFAQFGSDLDAATQARLNRGERTVELLKQDLHQPLPVEKQVAIIYALTKGYLDDVPVADCRRFESELFTYLESNNNELLEHIRTTGNLPEESDLKAAIEAFKKGFVASNE
- a CDS encoding F0F1 ATP synthase subunit epsilon; the encoded protein is MATIQVSVITPDGAVYEGDAELVVVKTVEGELGIKAKHIPLVSPLAVGPARFIKEGKEEQVAVSSGFVEVRPDHVSILAEAAERPEQIDTERAQKAKERAEQRLASEHVDRKRAEAALQRAITRMDVAKHKGA